The nucleotide window GTGGTAATTCAGGGGTTTTTAATATTGTTGAATTAACTGAAGATAGATTAGTTTTATTTGTACCCAACGCTGCGTGGGCTACAGGTTGGACATGGGTTTTTGTACCTGAAGAATAATATTTAAGACTAGCTTGACTTTCTTGTAAAAAAAGGAAGAATTATTTGAGTTAATTACCGAAAAGAGGTTCTAGTTATGAAAATAACAGAAGGACCTCTTTTTTTGTTTATTATATTTAGTCTTGGAAATTGAATAAAATAAACAAGATTGGGATAAAAAAGGTAAATTTTAGAAAGTCATTAATCATTTGGTTTTGCGGTTTATATTCAATATTCGCACAAAGCGGGGACCAGATCTTGGATGGTATAGGTGAAACTGGTCTTATTGCCCGATATGTTTTGGATGGAGATTTAAAAGATTGGTCTCGAAACAACATGCACGCTGAATTTAACGGTTCAGGTCCAATTTTTGTAAAGGATAGTTTATTTAAAAAAGTGATTTTGCTTTCAGACGAGGATAAAAATTTTATTTCCTTGCCTATGGAAGTTGTCAATGATGTCGAGTCGATTAGCATTACTTTTTGGTACAATTTACATTCAATGGAGCCTGACCAAACATTGTTTGATTATGGCCATAATAATAAGAACCACCTCTTTATTTCCGCTTCAAGTTCTGGAGGTTATTCAGGTATAGAAATTGAAGGTTCGACAACGCACTTGCCTTTTTCTACTGAATTAGGTTCAAACAATTGGATTAATCTAGCACTAGTTATTAATGGTCCATCTAAATCGATGTCAACTTTTATTAATGGTATTTTAATAAAGGAGATTAATGTTCCAAATAGTTCAATTTCAGATTTGCTTTTTCATAATAAAAGAAATCCAATCAAATTTTTTATAGGTAAATCTATTAATGGTGATTCATTTTTTAATGGGAAATTGCACGATTTTAGAATTTATCGTATTCCTTTAAAAGAAGACCAAGTTTTAAAAATTTACAATAATTCTACAAAGCAGAATTCTGATAATATTGGCGATAAAAAGAAAAAAGTCGTTAACCTTCCACAATTTCCTTCTTCTCATCCTCAATTGTACAATCAATATTTAGTTTCAGTTAATAATGTTGAAGTGAAGACTAATGTTGGCAATCTACCGCGATTGCCCAGATTTTTAAAAGGTGTATATCAAAATGGAATTAAGGGACCAGATGTAAGGGTCCTATGGCCTGAAGAGTCAGATAATTCTAAGGTCCTAAAAGTAGGTCAATATACCATTATTGGAAGAATTCCTGGAAGTTCATTAATACCAAAAGCAACTATTATAATTGATTCTTTGGAGACAAAAAATACTCCAAAATTTCAATTAGAACCTTTTAAACTTAGTCAAGTGTCAATGACAAGTTCTTCTAATGGTAATAAGAGTAAATTTATTGAAAACCGCAGCAAATTTATCGATACTCTTGCACTTACCAATCCCGATGATTTCTTGTATATGTTTCGAGATGCATTCGGCCAGCAACAACCAAATGGAGCTAAACCTTTGGGGGTCTGGGATAGTCAGGAAACTAAGTTAAGAGGACATGCTACGGGTCACTATTTAACAGCTTTGGCTCAGGCTTATGCAAGTACTCAATATGATAAAAACTTACAGTCAAATTTTGCCCAGAAAATGGATTATATGATAGATTCACTCTATGATTTGGCTGTTATGTCTGGAAATCCAAAAGAAGCAGAGAGTGAATTTATTTCCGATCCAATTAAAGTTAAACCAGCCAGTGGTAAATCTGATTTTGATTCTGATTTAAGTAAGGAAGGTATTCGACATGATTACTGGAATTGGGGAACAGGTTTTATTAGTGCCTATCCACCAGATCAGTTTATAATGTTGGAACATGGTGCAACTTATGGGGGTCAAAAAAATCAAATTTGGGCACCATATTACACACTTCATAAAATTCTTGCAGGATTATTAGATATTTATGAGGTAAGCGGAAATGAAAAGGCACTTAATATTGCAAGGGGAATGGGTAATTGGGTAAATGCACGTTTAGAGCAATTACCCACGGATACACTAATAAGCATGTGGAACAGATATATAGCAGGTGAATTTGGTGGAATGAATGAAGTATTGGCTCGTATGTTTAGAATTACAGGAGATGAAAAATTTCTGAAAACAGCCATTATATTTGATAATATTCAAATGTTTTATGGTGATGCAAATCATTCTCACGGTTTGGCAAAAAATGTTGATACTTTTAAGGGCCTACATGCCAACCAGCATATTCCACAGGTTATGGGAGCCATAGAAATGTATCGAAATTCTAATAATCCAAAGTATTTCAATATTGCAGATAATTTTTGGAATAGAGTAACAAATGATTATATGTACAGTATTGGGGGTGTGGCAGGGGCACGTAATCCTGCAAATGCTGAGTGCTTTGTTGGTCAGCCAGCCACTTTATACGAAAATGGATTTTCAGAAGGTGGTCAAAATGAAACCTGTGCAACTTACAACCTTTTAAAATTGACCCGATATCTTTATCAATTTAAAAAGGATCCCCAATTGATGGATTATTATGAACGTGGACTTTATAATCATATCCTAGCTTCAGTAGCAGAGAATAGCCCGGCAAATACTTACCATGTTCCTTTAAGGCCAGGATCAATAAAGAGTTTTGGGAATCCTGATATGTCTGGGTTTACTTGTTGTAATGGTACTGCTTTAGAGAGTAGCACCAAACTTCAGAATACCATTTATTTCAAAAGTTTAGATAATCAATCCTTATTTGTTAATCTATTTATCCCTTCAATTTTAGAATGGTCTGAAAGGGGAATAACTGTGGAACAGAAAACAAATTTTCCAAATGAAGACCATACCAAACTTATTATTGGTGGGAATGGAAAATTTGATTTAAATCTACGCGTTCCAGCTTGGGCAACTAACGGTTATATTGTTAAGGTTAATGGAATAGAACAAAATGTGGAGGCCCATCCTACATCCTATATAACCTTATCAAGAAATTGGAAAGAGGGCGATATTGTAGATGTATCCATGCCTTTTGGTTTTCATCTTGAACCAGTCATGGACCAGCAGAATATTGCAAGTTTATTTTACGGACCAATTTTATTAGCAGCCCAAGAGTCTGAACCTCAGAATGATTGGCGAAAAATCACCTTGGATCCTACAGACTTAGGAAAGTCTATTAAAGGCGATCCAAGAAATTTGAAATTCAACATTAACGGAGTTGAATTTTTACCCTTTTATGAAACTTATGGCCGACACTCCGTTTATTTAGATGTTTCATTTGAAAAAATGTAAAATGAAGTAAGGTTCATTTCGTAATAATAATCTTTTACCTCCTTTTTATAATGCGTAAAATTCATTTTAATTTTGTTTTTATCTATCTGATTTTCGCTCTAACATCGAATGCCCAAAGCTATTGGAGTAAACTTGAAGAGCAAAAACCAACTCTTGGTATTGCAGAGGTATACCAGAAATTTGAAACGCCTTATTTCCAACTGAAACTTGTAAAGGCATCTCAAACCATTGCGAGCCTCAAACCAGTGGAAAATTCAAATTTTGATTTTACCCCAAGTGATCGGCTCGAAATCAGGGACAAGGATGGAGCATACCACTTAGGTGATATTAATTTAAGATTAAGGTATTCAGATTCAGAGTGGAAGGGTTATTCCACAGCTGTGAAACGAGCTCCAGTTACACCTCTTGCTCCCTCAGATTCGATATTGGCAGCTGCAGACTTGGCAAACACGCTTCCAACTGATATACCGGTAAACATTAAACGGTATTATGAAATAGTTGAAGGTCAGCTTGTCATGCGTTTTGAAATAAAAAATACTTCCACCAAAACTATAGAAATTGGAGCTTTAGGCATTCCTATGATATTCAATAATATATTAGAAGGGAAATCCCTTATTGAAACACATGCCCAAAATGTGTTTTATGATCCTTATATAGGTTTGGATGCAGGTTACCTAGAAGTTAAAAGGTTGAGTGGTAGAGGTCCGTCACTATTGGTGATACCTGAAAAAAATATGGCTTTCGAAGCCTACCGGCCTTTACTTGATGATCCAACACCAAGAAGTATCGTTTTTGAAGGATTCCATGAATGGATGGTATTTACCAAGGCTTATGCAGAAAATGAATGGAAGGGTGTAAATCAATGGAATAACCCCACTTCATTCGACTTAAAACCAGGTGAAACTGAAAATTTTGCATTAAAATTTGTGCTTTCAAAGGAATTGGAAGAAATTCCGGAAACACTTAAAAATCAAAAACGTCCGGTTGTTATTGGAATTCCAGGTTATGTAATTCCCCAAGATATAGTAGCTCAGTTATTTATTGATTATCCAAGTGAGGTTAACAGTATTGATATTTATCCGAATAATTCACTTGAAGTTACAGAAAGTGGTGTAACGCCAAAAGGGCTTAAAAAATATATTGTTACTGGTAAACAATGGGGACGGTCTCGGCTAACAATAACCTATGAGGATGGTTTAAGACAAACCATAAATTATAAAGTTATTAAGCCTGAGGGTAAGGTTATCAGTGACTTAGGAAATTTTCTTATGAACGAACAATGGTTTCAAGGAGCTGATCCTATTTTTAAAAGAAATCCATCAGTTATCAGCTACGATTACGAAACAAAAAACCAGGTGAAGCAGGATGGAAGGGCATGGATTGCAGGTTTAAGTGATGAAGGTGGAGCTGGGAGTTGGTTGGCGGCAATAATGAAACAACTAATAAGCCCCGAAAAAGATGAAATTGCTAAACTTCAATCCTTTATTGATAATACACTTTGGGGAAAACTTCAATACGATAAAGGCCCTCATAAGTATGGGGTTAAAAAGAGCATTTTTTATTATGAACCAGATTCATTGCCTAAGGGTACTTATAGTGATACTATTAATTATAAAACATGGGCTGCATGGAATCATAAACATGCCAATGATCCGGGTAGATCCTATAATTATCCTCATG belongs to Aegicerativicinus sediminis and includes:
- a CDS encoding beta-L-arabinofuranosidase domain-containing protein, whose protein sequence is MDGIGETGLIARYVLDGDLKDWSRNNMHAEFNGSGPIFVKDSLFKKVILLSDEDKNFISLPMEVVNDVESISITFWYNLHSMEPDQTLFDYGHNNKNHLFISASSSGGYSGIEIEGSTTHLPFSTELGSNNWINLALVINGPSKSMSTFINGILIKEINVPNSSISDLLFHNKRNPIKFFIGKSINGDSFFNGKLHDFRIYRIPLKEDQVLKIYNNSTKQNSDNIGDKKKKVVNLPQFPSSHPQLYNQYLVSVNNVEVKTNVGNLPRLPRFLKGVYQNGIKGPDVRVLWPEESDNSKVLKVGQYTIIGRIPGSSLIPKATIIIDSLETKNTPKFQLEPFKLSQVSMTSSSNGNKSKFIENRSKFIDTLALTNPDDFLYMFRDAFGQQQPNGAKPLGVWDSQETKLRGHATGHYLTALAQAYASTQYDKNLQSNFAQKMDYMIDSLYDLAVMSGNPKEAESEFISDPIKVKPASGKSDFDSDLSKEGIRHDYWNWGTGFISAYPPDQFIMLEHGATYGGQKNQIWAPYYTLHKILAGLLDIYEVSGNEKALNIARGMGNWVNARLEQLPTDTLISMWNRYIAGEFGGMNEVLARMFRITGDEKFLKTAIIFDNIQMFYGDANHSHGLAKNVDTFKGLHANQHIPQVMGAIEMYRNSNNPKYFNIADNFWNRVTNDYMYSIGGVAGARNPANAECFVGQPATLYENGFSEGGQNETCATYNLLKLTRYLYQFKKDPQLMDYYERGLYNHILASVAENSPANTYHVPLRPGSIKSFGNPDMSGFTCCNGTALESSTKLQNTIYFKSLDNQSLFVNLFIPSILEWSERGITVEQKTNFPNEDHTKLIIGGNGKFDLNLRVPAWATNGYIVKVNGIEQNVEAHPTSYITLSRNWKEGDIVDVSMPFGFHLEPVMDQQNIASLFYGPILLAAQESEPQNDWRKITLDPTDLGKSIKGDPRNLKFNINGVEFLPFYETYGRHSVYLDVSFEKM
- a CDS encoding DUF5695 domain-containing protein; its protein translation is MRKIHFNFVFIYLIFALTSNAQSYWSKLEEQKPTLGIAEVYQKFETPYFQLKLVKASQTIASLKPVENSNFDFTPSDRLEIRDKDGAYHLGDINLRLRYSDSEWKGYSTAVKRAPVTPLAPSDSILAAADLANTLPTDIPVNIKRYYEIVEGQLVMRFEIKNTSTKTIEIGALGIPMIFNNILEGKSLIETHAQNVFYDPYIGLDAGYLEVKRLSGRGPSLLVIPEKNMAFEAYRPLLDDPTPRSIVFEGFHEWMVFTKAYAENEWKGVNQWNNPTSFDLKPGETENFALKFVLSKELEEIPETLKNQKRPVVIGIPGYVIPQDIVAQLFIDYPSEVNSIDIYPNNSLEVTESGVTPKGLKKYIVTGKQWGRSRLTITYEDGLRQTINYKVIKPEGKVISDLGNFLMNEQWFQGADPIFKRNPSVISYDYETKNQVKQDGRAWIAGLSDEGGAGSWLAAIMKQLISPEKDEIAKLQSFIDNTLWGKLQYDKGPHKYGVKKSIFYYEPDSLPKGTYSDTINYKTWAAWNHKHANDPGRSYNYPHVAAAYWVMYRLARYYDGLVDNQTWEWYLKQAYLTSVAMVEKAPYYAQFGQMEGSVFLFILEDLKRENIYDLASDLEARMKKRADHWQALEYPFGSEMPWDSTGQEEVYMWSDYFGYTNKANVTLRAILAYMPNMPHWAYNGNARRYWDFLYGGKLKRIERQIHHYGSSLNAIPVLKQYRNTPDNLYLLKVGYGGLLGGISNITEDGFGPAAFHSFPSSLRIDYLSGDFGSGFYGYAVNSATYLTKDEDLGWLAFGGNIKEEQNIVTVEITTAAKSKVFIQPTNIWLTLDAGTFKEIKYNIETNELAILLNEKSEYTSNAYLRIEGNVKELLFEKVRGAYKIPLTNMVQTINL